A stretch of Synechococcus sp. MIT S9220 DNA encodes these proteins:
- the tsaD gene encoding tRNA (adenosine(37)-N6)-threonylcarbamoyltransferase complex transferase subunit TsaD encodes MAKVLALETSCDESAAAVVEHSVGRLRVLSHRIASQIEEHAQWGGVVPEIASRRHVEALPHLIEQSLNEAGLSISDLDAVAATVTPGLVGALMVGSVTGRTLAALHRRPFIAIHHLEAHLASVRLALSPPAPPYLVLLVSGGHTELIHVDATGVLERLGRSHDDAAGEAFDKVARLLGLAYPGGPAIQAAAVQGDVSRFSLPKGRVSKPGGGFYPYDFSFSGLKTAMLRQVEACRCWDEPFPLADLAASFQQVVVDVLVDRSLRCCSDLGLSTLVMVGGVAANQRLRECMNRRGAEQGVDVHLAPLSYCTDNAAMVGAAALGRLNAEAISSSLALGVSARWALENCAPLYQSNPPF; translated from the coding sequence ATGGCCAAGGTCCTAGCCCTCGAAACAAGTTGTGACGAGTCTGCCGCGGCTGTTGTGGAGCACAGCGTCGGTCGCCTGAGGGTTCTGTCGCATCGGATTGCGTCTCAGATCGAGGAGCACGCCCAATGGGGCGGCGTGGTGCCGGAGATCGCCTCACGTCGGCATGTGGAAGCCCTCCCCCACTTGATCGAGCAATCGCTCAATGAAGCGGGACTGTCGATCAGCGATCTGGATGCGGTGGCAGCCACTGTCACTCCAGGTCTGGTCGGGGCCTTGATGGTGGGTTCCGTGACGGGCCGCACCCTGGCAGCGCTTCATCGCCGGCCGTTCATCGCCATTCACCATCTCGAAGCCCATCTGGCCTCGGTTCGGCTGGCGTTATCCCCGCCAGCGCCGCCCTATCTCGTTTTACTGGTGAGCGGCGGACATACGGAACTGATTCACGTCGATGCGACGGGAGTGTTGGAGCGCCTCGGTCGCAGTCATGACGACGCCGCTGGGGAAGCCTTTGACAAGGTCGCCCGTCTGTTGGGACTTGCATACCCAGGAGGGCCTGCGATCCAGGCCGCTGCCGTTCAGGGGGATGTCAGCCGTTTCAGCTTGCCGAAAGGCCGAGTTTCAAAACCCGGAGGTGGGTTCTACCCCTACGACTTCTCATTCAGCGGCCTGAAAACGGCGATGCTTCGTCAGGTGGAGGCTTGTCGCTGTTGGGACGAACCCTTTCCCCTGGCTGATCTGGCCGCCAGCTTCCAGCAAGTTGTTGTGGATGTGTTGGTCGATCGCAGCCTCCGATGCTGCTCTGATCTCGGCCTGTCCACACTGGTGATGGTGGGTGGAGTGGCGGCCAATCAACGGTTGCGTGAATGCATGAATAGAAGAGGTGCTGAACAGGGGGTTGATGTACACCTAGCGCCGCTGAGCTACTGCACCGACAACGCCGCAATGGTGGGGGCTGCTGCCCTTGGGCGGCTGAACGCCGAAGCGATCTCCAGCTCTTTGGCTCTAGGCGTTTCAGCACGCTGGGCTCTCGAAAACTGCGCTCCCCTGTATCAATCGAATCCGCCTTTCTGA
- a CDS encoding Photosystem I reaction center subunit III yields the protein MRRFFALALSALLVFGFAPVARADVAGLTPCSESARFQQRASAASTPQAVARFKMYSKASCGEDGLPHLIVDGRWNHAGDFVLPGLMFLYITGTIGWAGRDYLKAIRGRKDQNMLEIQLDMKLALNSVVKAATWPVAAIAEFNSGKLTESDSKITVSPR from the coding sequence ATGCGTCGTTTCTTCGCCCTCGCGCTGTCGGCCCTGCTGGTATTCGGCTTCGCACCGGTCGCCAGAGCTGATGTTGCAGGACTGACTCCCTGTTCTGAAAGTGCACGATTCCAGCAACGTGCCAGTGCAGCCTCAACGCCACAGGCTGTCGCTCGCTTCAAGATGTACAGCAAGGCCTCCTGCGGTGAAGATGGTCTTCCTCATCTGATCGTTGACGGTCGCTGGAACCATGCTGGTGATTTCGTGCTTCCCGGGCTGATGTTCCTATACATCACAGGAACCATTGGCTGGGCTGGTCGTGACTACCTCAAAGCCATTCGTGGTCGCAAGGACCAGAACATGCTCGAGATTCAGCTGGACATGAAATTGGCCTTGAACTCTGTTGTCAAAGCAGCAACATGGCCTGTTGCTGCCATTGCAGAGTTCAACAGTGGCAAGCTGACTGAAAGTGATTCGAAAATCACAGTTTCACCCCGCTGA
- the psaJ gene encoding photosystem I reaction center subunit IX yields MKKFLSTAPVVAAIWFTLTAGILIEWNRFFPDLLFHPL; encoded by the coding sequence ATGAAAAAATTTCTCTCCACTGCACCTGTGGTTGCCGCCATCTGGTTCACGTTGACTGCGGGCATCCTGATCGAGTGGAACAGATTCTTCCCAGACCTGCTGTTCCACCCGCTCTGA